A part of Cyanobacteria bacterium GSL.Bin1 genomic DNA contains:
- a CDS encoding glutamate--tRNA ligase — MTVRVRIAPSPTGNLHLGTARTAVFNWLFARHEGGTFIIRIEDTDQARSRPEFTQNIKDGLAWLGLHWDEGPYFQSERLDLYKQAVQTLLDKGYAYRCYTTEEELNELREAQKARNQAPRYDNRHRNLTPEQEKAFEAEGRKPVIRFKIDDPREITWTDHIRGLLTWKGSDLGGDMVIARASSREDLGQPLYNLAVVVDDIDMNISHVIRGEDHIANTAKQILLYEALGGTVPQFAHTPLILNERGQKLSKRDNVTAISDFYKMGFVPEAMANYMTLLGWTPPDSTTELFTLEEAAKTFTLDRVSKAAAKFDWSKLDWINSQYIHTMEPSRLLEMLVPFWEEAGYQVDLENNRPWLEQVTALIGPSLTRLTDAVEQTQVFFQDKVELNADAQAQMQQDGAKAVITSICEGMKPHEQLTEEDAKQLVKQVTKEHGVKKGLVMKSLRAALTGEVKGHDLMESWLLLNQKGLDQPRLEAALSQV, encoded by the coding sequence GTGACAGTAAGAGTGCGCATTGCACCAAGTCCCACTGGTAATTTACACCTTGGTACCGCCCGCACGGCGGTCTTTAACTGGCTATTTGCCCGTCATGAAGGGGGAACCTTTATTATTCGGATTGAAGACACTGACCAAGCGCGATCGCGCCCGGAATTTACGCAAAATATTAAAGATGGGCTAGCTTGGTTAGGACTACACTGGGATGAAGGTCCCTATTTTCAATCGGAACGGCTCGACCTCTACAAGCAAGCCGTTCAAACTCTCCTTGACAAAGGCTACGCCTATCGTTGCTACACCACAGAAGAAGAACTCAACGAACTCCGAGAAGCGCAAAAAGCGCGCAATCAAGCCCCCCGTTACGATAACCGTCACCGTAACCTGACCCCGGAACAAGAAAAAGCTTTTGAAGCAGAAGGGAGAAAACCGGTGATTCGCTTCAAAATTGACGATCCTCGCGAAATTACGTGGACTGACCACATTCGAGGATTGCTAACTTGGAAAGGAAGCGATCTCGGCGGTGATATGGTCATAGCCCGCGCCAGTAGTCGCGAAGATTTAGGACAACCCCTGTATAACTTGGCGGTAGTGGTTGATGACATAGATATGAACATTAGTCATGTCATTCGTGGCGAAGACCATATTGCCAATACCGCTAAGCAAATTTTACTCTACGAAGCCTTGGGCGGAACAGTTCCACAATTTGCCCATACCCCGCTAATTCTCAACGAAAGGGGACAAAAACTCTCAAAACGAGATAATGTCACTGCCATTTCCGATTTCTATAAAATGGGCTTTGTTCCCGAAGCCATGGCCAATTATATGACCCTTCTCGGTTGGACACCTCCTGATTCCACAACCGAACTGTTCACCTTAGAAGAAGCCGCTAAAACTTTTACGCTTGATCGCGTCAGTAAAGCCGCTGCCAAATTTGACTGGTCAAAACTGGACTGGATTAACAGCCAGTATATCCATACAATGGAACCGAGTCGGCTGCTAGAAATGTTAGTTCCCTTCTGGGAAGAAGCGGGATATCAGGTTGACCTAGAAAATAATCGTCCCTGGTTAGAACAAGTCACTGCATTGATTGGTCCTAGTTTAACCCGTCTCACTGATGCGGTTGAACAAACCCAAGTCTTCTTCCAAGACAAGGTTGAACTCAACGCAGATGCCCAAGCGCAAATGCAACAAGATGGTGCGAAAGCAGTGATTACAAGCATTTGCGAGGGCATGAAACCGCACGAGCAACTGACCGAAGAAGACGCCAAACAACTCGTTAAACAAGTGACTAAAGAACACGGCGTCAAAAAAGGATTAGTGATGAAGTCTCTCCGCGCTGCTTTAACCGGAGAGGTGAAAGGACATGATTTGATGGAGTCTTGGTTATTACTCAACCAAAAAGGACTCGATCAACCTCGTTTAGAAGCTGCCTTAAGTCAGGTGTAA
- a CDS encoding Uma2 family endonuclease codes for MVQLQMNQMTVSPGGKVVLTDINWITLEAILKEWGEKRSSRIAYNRGILEIVTPLPEHEINKNYITNFVEILLEELDIEFCPLGSTTFKNEGMQQGIEPDNCFYIQQEAAIRGKKRIDLNLDPPPDLALEIEVTSRSYPEIYAALGVPELWQFKQDQLSICLLQEGTYQSSVKSRIFPQFDLINAIPKFLSQCKTQGRNRTMKAFRHWVREQM; via the coding sequence ATGGTACAACTGCAGATGAATCAAATGACAGTCTCTCCTGGCGGGAAAGTTGTACTGACAGATATTAACTGGATCACTTTAGAAGCAATTTTAAAGGAATGGGGAGAAAAAAGGTCTTCTCGCATTGCTTACAACCGAGGGATTTTAGAAATTGTGACTCCCTTACCGGAACACGAAATTAATAAAAATTACATTACTAATTTTGTAGAAATTCTGTTAGAAGAACTCGATATTGAATTTTGTCCTCTCGGTTCAACAACCTTCAAAAATGAAGGAATGCAGCAAGGCATTGAACCGGATAATTGCTTTTATATTCAGCAGGAAGCAGCAATTCGAGGTAAAAAACGAATCGATTTAAACCTAGATCCACCTCCCGATTTAGCATTAGAAATTGAGGTAACATCGCGAAGTTATCCTGAAATTTATGCTGCTTTAGGGGTGCCAGAATTATGGCAGTTCAAACAAGATCAGTTATCCATTTGCCTTTTACAAGAAGGAACTTATCAAAGCTCTGTTAAGAGTCGGATTTTTCCGCAATTTGATTTAATTAATGCGATTCCCAAATTTCTGAGTCAGTGTAAAACCCAAGGGCGGAATCGAACCATGAAAGCGTTTCGCCATTGGGTTAGAGAACAAATGTAA
- a CDS encoding redoxin family protein: protein MSVAVQQTVPDVVFRTRVRDESVGGDNPFRWQNQTTQDIFGGRRVVVFALPGAFTPTCSSTHLPRYEELYDEIRAQGIDEVICLSVNDAFVMFQWSKQQGVQKVFMLPDGNGDFTRKMGMLVDKDNLGFGMRSWRYSMVVDDGKIEKIFIEPDFQDNCPTDPFEVSDADTMLAYLKGVKS from the coding sequence ATGAGTGTCGCTGTTCAACAAACGGTTCCTGATGTTGTTTTCCGGACACGAGTCCGTGATGAATCAGTTGGCGGAGATAACCCTTTCCGTTGGCAAAATCAAACTACCCAGGATATTTTTGGGGGGAGAAGAGTGGTTGTCTTTGCTCTTCCTGGGGCGTTTACCCCGACTTGTTCCTCGACTCACTTACCTCGCTACGAAGAGCTGTATGATGAAATTCGCGCTCAAGGTATTGACGAAGTGATTTGTCTCTCTGTAAATGACGCCTTCGTTATGTTCCAATGGTCAAAACAGCAGGGAGTACAAAAGGTATTTATGTTACCTGATGGCAATGGAGATTTTACGCGTAAAATGGGAATGCTGGTCGATAAAGACAATCTTGGTTTTGGCATGCGTTCCTGGCGCTATTCCATGGTTGTTGATGACGGTAAAATTGAAAAGATTTTCATTGAGCCAGACTTCCAAGACAATTGCCCCACTGATCCCTTTGAAGTATCTGATGCCGACACAATGTTAGCTTACCTCAAAGGGGTTAAAAGCTAA
- a CDS encoding ATP-binding cassette domain-containing protein: MLDQYALSHPWEIQETIELRDRVAVIGHLTLFGSDGILYVFYLSLGQKKRVAITDVMIIRPRLLLLDEPAAYLDPKPMAS; the protein is encoded by the coding sequence ATTTTGGATCAATATGCCCTAAGTCATCCTTGGGAAATCCAAGAAACGATTGAGTTGCGCGATCGAGTTGCCGTCATTGGGCATTTAACTTTGTTTGGTAGCGATGGGATTTTGTATGTATTTTATTTGAGTTTGGGGCAAAAAAAGCGCGTTGCGATCACGGATGTCATGATTATTCGTCCTCGCCTGCTGTTACTGGATGAACCCGCTGCCTATCTCGACCCCAAACCAATGGCAAGTTGA
- a CDS encoding tetratricopeptide repeat protein, protein MNYFDSEYSSNVEQNAFLQTTSSDESLHGLAKIGESLLNNQNCDGIHLLRLYQEILLHGEVAFDHTKEQAELVKLGLVAQYKNKLKIASQSEPVLLNASWIDSELTRLDPYSKIRLKLLKLDEKASLPYRALTELLSWTGNQPFLVQKLSQILQKSQVFIPAGQEPEQIQALVQTHLIKNWETQAASAHLKEIRNGLLNNQRCDPFDLLKRYQQILQQVKLAAEDSWEETELINLGLVTKQEGQLKIANRIYQTVFNASWVEEELFKIRHSYQSVTPPVVEEPPISSIAAAGGDQNTNQRGRKKGKWIILAVVLLGTSVLSFRLISQSRNPQIFREANELYIQGNYEEAVTKYNEVLKTNANYYQAWTNRGYAFAGLREYEKMLESCTSATVIEDQAVYAWNCQGEAFYNLKQYDNAIAAFNQAIALETNNPLFQINKADALLANQENDQALAVIEKAIRLLKSTQDIREQEKIHKLSVAFTHQGKAFWQKQEYEKALQAYDQALTYTPDHFTAQRDRAIVLQKLKRSEEALANFQQMLKNQQLSAAQKAEIWFYQGLSLINLSQHQEAIAAFDEALKLKPDYQAAAEAKQRIVSNPH, encoded by the coding sequence GTGAATTACTTCGATTCTGAATACTCCTCTAATGTGGAGCAAAATGCTTTTCTCCAGACCACTTCTAGCGACGAGTCACTTCATGGTTTAGCAAAGATAGGAGAGAGCCTCCTTAACAATCAAAATTGCGATGGGATTCATCTATTGCGATTGTACCAAGAAATTTTGCTGCATGGAGAAGTCGCGTTTGATCACACTAAAGAGCAAGCCGAATTAGTCAAATTAGGTCTGGTTGCTCAGTATAAGAATAAATTAAAAATTGCCAGCCAAAGTGAGCCAGTCCTCTTAAATGCCTCTTGGATTGATAGCGAACTCACCCGTTTAGATCCTTACAGCAAAATCAGACTGAAATTGCTGAAATTAGATGAAAAGGCAAGTTTACCCTACAGGGCACTGACAGAGTTACTTTCATGGACAGGGAATCAACCCTTTCTTGTGCAAAAGCTGAGCCAAATCCTTCAGAAATCTCAAGTATTCATTCCAGCCGGACAAGAACCGGAACAGATTCAAGCGTTGGTACAAACTCATCTAATTAAAAATTGGGAAACTCAGGCAGCTAGTGCTCACCTCAAGGAAATCCGCAATGGCTTGCTCAATAACCAGCGGTGTGACCCTTTTGATCTATTGAAACGATATCAGCAAATCTTACAACAGGTCAAACTGGCTGCGGAGGATTCTTGGGAAGAAACTGAGTTAATTAATTTAGGATTAGTCACAAAACAAGAAGGCCAGTTAAAGATTGCTAACCGGATTTACCAAACCGTCTTTAATGCCTCATGGGTAGAGGAAGAGTTATTTAAAATCAGGCATTCCTACCAGTCGGTAACGCCTCCTGTGGTTGAAGAACCACCGATTTCATCGATAGCAGCTGCCGGAGGAGACCAGAACACGAACCAGCGAGGCAGGAAAAAAGGGAAATGGATAATCCTTGCAGTGGTTTTGCTCGGTACAAGTGTGCTCAGTTTTCGATTGATCTCTCAAAGCCGCAATCCCCAAATCTTTCGCGAAGCCAATGAGTTGTATATTCAAGGAAATTATGAAGAAGCCGTTACCAAATACAATGAGGTCTTAAAGACTAATGCTAACTACTATCAAGCATGGACCAATCGAGGATATGCTTTTGCTGGTCTTAGGGAATACGAGAAAATGCTTGAATCATGTACTTCGGCAACTGTAATTGAAGACCAAGCAGTTTATGCCTGGAATTGCCAAGGAGAAGCTTTCTATAATTTGAAACAATATGACAACGCGATCGCTGCTTTTAACCAAGCGATTGCCCTCGAAACTAACAATCCGCTTTTCCAGATTAATAAAGCTGATGCTCTGCTGGCTAACCAAGAAAATGATCAAGCCCTAGCAGTGATTGAGAAAGCGATTCGTCTTTTGAAATCAACTCAAGATATCAGAGAACAAGAAAAAATTCACAAGCTATCTGTCGCTTTTACTCATCAAGGTAAAGCCTTCTGGCAAAAGCAAGAATATGAAAAGGCGCTACAAGCTTATGATCAAGCATTAACCTATACTCCAGATCACTTCACTGCTCAGCGCGATCGCGCAATCGTACTACAAAAACTCAAGCGTTCTGAGGAAGCACTTGCCAACTTCCAGCAAATGCTAAAAAATCAACAACTCTCGGCTGCCCAAAAAGCTGAAATTTGGTTCTATCAAGGTTTAAGCCTCATTAACCTTTCCCAACACCAAGAGGCAATCGCTGCTTTTGATGAGGCACTCAAGCTTAAACCAGACTATCAAGCAGCAGCAGAGGCTAAACAGAGGATTGTCAGCAATCCCCATTAG
- a CDS encoding CHAT domain-containing protein, with product MMNRTYQSIFTFILLFGLGLLSSWCLPVWSQQATQTEIALELVQEGQRYYQAGQFDQAAERWQQAADTYEQAGEKEGRTKSLINKAQALQDLGLVPKACQTLLEALGADHSDCSPENINQLIETQSSQQDALAPFHAIGLRSLGDVLRRQGLLEQSQSALELSLAVAEGSPEASATWLSLGNTKQDLGNRMRDRWDYEEITAIIDQKSLDTALEIYQPAFDNYRQAATLGSSPPLPPMQAQLNHFQLLLDVEQWWITQTNQRIASWSRQGEAQLIKRAEEFLSALELDLSQDQTALSAQIESNLTNLPPSHGATFARINFAHSLMELEKTDNKVERLLKMARQQAKTLKDQQSESYALGYLAQLYNKQGQLNQATNLTRQALMLAQEQNVNGDAREMTYLWQSQLGELLKQKGDPKAAIAAYAAAFNTLQSLRNDLNANASVVQFDFLQEVKPVYLELADLLLKLDINEEELNALVLSNPNTATEKSATKMPKSRLALARRVMESLQLAELDNFFQDPCSQEADVAVEVDDIDPQSAVIYPFVLSDRLELIISLPGQPLHQAAIPIGETEVNQTLDQLYDALDNLTANNSARNILSTSNPNPQELKENLEKTLPLLSKIYGWFIQPFQAELEAQEIKHLVFVLNGKLQRIPMAALYDGEKYLIEEYGISLVPSLQLIDPQQLKQEQIKVLAAGVSQELQVDDKIFPALENVPQELAEIQEAFPASEKFLNEEFTPATIKTELQGNFPVVHLATHGLFSSNPEKNFILTGDGNKIGLEELSQLLKAGATSELDLLVLSACETATGDERAVLGLAGMAVRSGARSTLATLWPVEDDSAAQVMGQFYQHLKQGKSKLDAFRTAQLELIESFKANPPFEELKSLPPHPYYWAPYVLVGDWQ from the coding sequence ATGATGAATCGGACATATCAAAGTATATTCACTTTTATCCTCTTATTCGGATTGGGATTATTGTCTAGTTGGTGTCTTCCTGTCTGGTCACAACAAGCAACCCAAACCGAGATTGCTCTGGAACTGGTACAAGAAGGTCAACGTTACTACCAAGCGGGACAATTTGACCAGGCGGCTGAGCGCTGGCAGCAAGCTGCTGATACTTATGAGCAAGCGGGTGAAAAGGAGGGGAGGACAAAAAGCCTGATTAATAAAGCGCAAGCGCTGCAAGATTTAGGATTGGTTCCGAAAGCCTGTCAAACTTTACTGGAAGCGTTAGGGGCTGATCATTCCGATTGCTCTCCAGAAAATATTAATCAACTAATAGAAACACAGTCCTCGCAACAAGATGCTCTCGCTCCGTTTCATGCCATTGGCTTACGGAGTCTAGGCGATGTCCTCCGACGACAGGGACTTTTAGAGCAATCTCAGTCCGCTTTAGAGTTGAGTCTTGCTGTGGCAGAAGGCTCCCCCGAAGCCAGTGCCACTTGGCTGAGTTTGGGCAATACGAAACAAGACTTAGGGAACCGAATGCGCGATCGCTGGGACTATGAAGAAATTACAGCAATCATCGATCAAAAATCTTTAGACACTGCTTTAGAAATTTACCAGCCCGCTTTTGATAATTATCGGCAAGCGGCAACCCTGGGGTCTTCCCCTCCCCTACCGCCCATGCAAGCTCAACTGAATCATTTTCAGTTATTGCTCGATGTAGAACAATGGTGGATCACTCAGACCAATCAGCGCATTGCTTCTTGGTCTCGACAAGGGGAAGCTCAGTTAATTAAGCGAGCAGAAGAGTTTTTATCGGCTTTGGAGTTGGACCTCAGTCAAGATCAAACCGCTTTATCCGCTCAAATTGAGTCTAACTTGACCAACCTTCCCCCAAGTCATGGGGCGACCTTTGCCCGCATCAACTTTGCCCATAGCCTTATGGAACTTGAAAAAACCGACAACAAAGTTGAACGTTTGTTGAAAATGGCACGACAACAAGCAAAAACATTAAAAGATCAGCAATCGGAAAGTTATGCTTTGGGTTATCTCGCTCAGCTGTATAACAAGCAAGGTCAATTGAATCAGGCGACTAACTTGACGCGGCAAGCGCTAATGTTAGCTCAAGAACAGAACGTTAACGGCGATGCGCGAGAGATGACTTATCTCTGGCAATCCCAGTTGGGTGAATTACTCAAACAAAAAGGAGATCCCAAAGCCGCGATCGCGGCTTATGCCGCTGCCTTCAATACACTCCAATCTCTCCGGAATGATTTAAATGCGAATGCTAGTGTTGTTCAATTTGACTTTTTGCAGGAGGTTAAACCGGTTTACCTTGAACTGGCAGATTTACTTTTAAAGTTAGACATCAATGAGGAAGAACTCAATGCTCTAGTTTTGTCCAATCCCAATACTGCTACTGAAAAATCTGCAACAAAGATGCCTAAAAGTCGTTTAGCTTTGGCAAGAAGGGTGATGGAATCTCTACAGCTGGCAGAATTGGATAATTTCTTTCAAGATCCCTGTTCTCAAGAAGCTGATGTGGCAGTAGAAGTAGATGATATTGACCCCCAATCTGCTGTTATTTATCCTTTTGTTTTATCGGATCGCTTGGAACTAATCATTTCTCTGCCCGGACAACCCCTACACCAAGCAGCAATTCCCATCGGCGAAACAGAAGTTAACCAGACGCTCGATCAGCTTTATGATGCTTTAGATAATCTCACAGCTAACAACTCTGCTCGTAATATTCTTTCTACCTCTAACCCGAATCCTCAAGAGTTAAAAGAAAATTTGGAGAAGACGCTCCCTCTCTTGTCAAAAATTTATGGTTGGTTCATCCAACCTTTCCAAGCAGAACTAGAAGCCCAGGAAATTAAACACTTAGTCTTTGTGCTGAATGGCAAATTGCAGAGAATTCCTATGGCAGCACTCTATGATGGCGAAAAATATCTGATCGAAGAATATGGGATTAGTCTTGTTCCCAGCCTGCAACTGATCGATCCTCAGCAATTAAAACAGGAACAGATTAAAGTTCTTGCAGCTGGAGTTAGCCAGGAACTGCAGGTGGATGACAAAATTTTTCCGGCTTTAGAAAATGTTCCCCAAGAATTAGCAGAGATTCAGGAAGCGTTCCCAGCCTCAGAAAAGTTTCTCAATGAAGAGTTTACGCCAGCAACAATTAAAACTGAACTGCAAGGCAATTTCCCTGTGGTTCACCTAGCGACTCATGGTCTATTCAGTTCCAATCCCGAAAAGAATTTTATCCTGACTGGGGATGGCAACAAGATCGGGCTTGAGGAGTTGAGCCAATTACTCAAAGCAGGAGCAACAAGCGAGTTGGATTTGCTCGTTTTGAGTGCCTGTGAAACTGCTACAGGTGATGAAAGAGCTGTTTTGGGGCTAGCGGGAATGGCAGTCCGTTCTGGGGCTCGCAGTACATTGGCCACTCTCTGGCCCGTAGAAGATGATTCTGCTGCCCAGGTCATGGGACAATTTTACCAACATTTAAAACAGGGAAAGTCAAAATTAGATGCTTTCAGAACCGCTCAACTAGAGTTGATCGAGTCTTTTAAGGCTAATCCTCCTTTTGAGGAACTGAAGTCGCTTCCTCCTCATCCTTATTACTGGGCACCTTACGTTTTAGTCGGAGATTGGCAATAG
- a CDS encoding BamA/TamA family outer membrane protein: MVIRQKSTIILFYHVFCLILVTPLPGIAQSTSPQQPEPEPLPSEQAPFKLDPSAPPTVEESVDIPGQIVVDRFNFVGSTVFSEEELNEATAEFLGKPITFSQLLQAANQVTELYLEKGYITSGAYIPSQAIQSGEITIQVVEGRLEEIDVTILEGQLKSDYVRDRIAIASSQPLNINRLQEALQLLQFNPLIENLSAELSAGTQPGTNSLSVQVVGAKTFSASLDLNNNRNSSIGSFERGIKLSDANLLGLGDKLDLNYANTDGSNQFEGSYTLPVNPRNGSLRFGYQVSNNQIIEDPFDDLDLEVDYRQYELNFRQPVLARATPEYSQELALSLGIVRKESDSSLLGIDFPLSPGADEQGEVRISKLNFAQEWLQRSPQQVIRARSEFGLGIDAFNATVNNEEPDGEFFLWRGQLLYLRLLSERSDNDVVNPTLLVRSELQLSSASLLNLEQFSLGGSPTVRGYRQDRILSDNAFFLSAEARLPILRVPEVQGTLQIAPFIDFGTGWNVDSDQLDPSTLAGVGVGLLWQMQETLNARLDWGIPLLDGDDPNSDSNTLQQNGLYFQIEYTPF; this comes from the coding sequence ATGGTAATTAGACAAAAATCAACAATCATCCTGTTCTATCACGTTTTTTGCTTGATCTTGGTTACTCCTTTGCCTGGAATAGCACAATCGACTTCACCGCAACAACCAGAGCCTGAACCTCTGCCCTCGGAGCAAGCCCCTTTTAAGTTAGATCCAAGTGCTCCGCCAACTGTAGAAGAATCAGTCGATATTCCAGGACAAATTGTTGTCGATCGGTTCAATTTTGTCGGGAGCACTGTGTTTAGCGAGGAGGAGCTCAACGAGGCAACGGCTGAGTTTTTGGGCAAGCCCATTACCTTTTCTCAACTCCTGCAAGCGGCGAATCAAGTTACCGAGCTTTATCTCGAAAAAGGATACATCACCTCCGGTGCTTATATCCCGAGTCAAGCGATTCAATCCGGTGAAATTACGATTCAGGTGGTTGAAGGACGCTTAGAAGAGATTGATGTGACCATTCTCGAGGGGCAACTTAAATCAGATTATGTGCGCGATCGAATTGCGATTGCTAGTTCTCAACCGCTCAACATCAATCGTTTGCAAGAGGCATTGCAATTATTGCAATTCAACCCCCTAATCGAAAACTTGAGTGCAGAACTGAGCGCTGGCACACAACCGGGTACGAATAGTTTGTCAGTGCAAGTGGTTGGTGCGAAAACATTCAGTGCCAGTCTGGATCTTAATAATAACCGTAATTCAAGCATTGGTAGCTTTGAACGTGGCATCAAGCTCTCAGATGCGAATTTGCTGGGACTGGGAGATAAACTGGATTTGAACTATGCCAATACTGATGGCAGCAATCAGTTTGAAGGCAGTTACACCTTACCTGTCAATCCTCGTAACGGAAGTCTTCGCTTCGGCTATCAGGTCTCAAATAACCAGATTATTGAAGATCCTTTTGACGACTTAGATTTGGAAGTCGATTATCGCCAGTACGAGTTAAACTTTCGCCAGCCCGTTCTGGCAAGAGCAACTCCAGAGTATAGTCAAGAACTGGCTTTAAGCTTGGGAATCGTGAGAAAGGAAAGCGATAGTTCCCTGCTTGGGATAGATTTTCCGCTATCTCCAGGAGCCGATGAGCAAGGAGAAGTTCGTATTTCCAAGCTGAATTTTGCTCAAGAATGGCTTCAGCGCAGCCCTCAACAGGTGATTAGAGCTCGCTCCGAGTTTGGGCTAGGGATCGATGCCTTTAATGCAACGGTTAACAACGAGGAGCCAGATGGCGAATTTTTTCTGTGGCGTGGACAACTCCTCTATTTACGCCTTTTGAGTGAAAGAAGCGACAATGATGTCGTGAATCCAACCTTATTAGTTCGTTCCGAATTGCAATTGTCAAGTGCTTCCTTGCTGAATCTTGAGCAGTTTAGTCTCGGCGGTTCGCCAACAGTAAGAGGCTACCGTCAAGATCGGATTCTCAGCGATAATGCTTTTTTTCTCTCAGCAGAAGCGCGACTGCCAATTCTGCGGGTTCCAGAGGTACAAGGAACCTTACAAATCGCACCCTTTATTGACTTTGGCACGGGTTGGAATGTTGATAGCGATCAACTCGATCCGAGCACCCTAGCTGGGGTGGGAGTGGGTTTGCTGTGGCAAATGCAAGAAACACTGAATGCTCGTTTAGACTGGGGGATTCCTCTGCTCGATGGGGACGACCCAAATTCTGACAGCAATACCCTACAACAAAATGGCTTATATTTCCAAATCGAATATACGCCTTTCTAA